A stretch of the Paenibacillus dendritiformis genome encodes the following:
- the ftsW gene encoding putative lipid II flippase FtsW: MNRPHRPNQSKNPPNTGKGSPDFILLVLTLLLVGFGVVMVFSSSSSLAAVSSRYDYDSFYFAKRQLMWAGLGFVAMLFAMNIRYTAYKILFIPLFIVTVLMLLIVPFTAEDVNGARSWFYIGGLGIQPTELAKIAVVLYLSALIAKKGEKFRDFRTGLFPVMIIVGFVVGLIMLQPDMGGAMILTACAGVIVIAGGANLKHIMNCLLVGIVGVLVVLGLSMLFMPDKLSGGYKMARVQSWLDPFHDSQAASYNLLHSLKAIAHGGWTGAGFGQSIQKLLYLPYPYNDFIFAIIAEELGFIGTVIFLLVYICFIWRGILIALRCPDIYGTLVSIGIVGIIAVQAFINIGGVTRTIPITGVTLPFISYGGSSLFITMVSVGILLSVSREYNRVQQKKETGQSLPRRSNKKDYRPLRSV, translated from the coding sequence TTGAACAGACCGCACAGACCCAATCAATCGAAGAACCCGCCAAACACGGGCAAGGGATCGCCTGATTTTATTTTGCTGGTGCTGACCCTGCTGCTTGTCGGGTTCGGCGTCGTGATGGTATTCAGTTCAAGCTCAAGTCTGGCTGCCGTATCCTCGAGGTATGATTATGATTCTTTCTACTTCGCCAAGCGGCAGCTGATGTGGGCTGGGTTAGGCTTCGTGGCTATGCTCTTCGCCATGAACATCCGTTATACGGCCTACAAAATACTGTTCATTCCGTTATTCATAGTCACTGTCCTCATGCTTCTTATCGTCCCGTTCACGGCGGAGGATGTGAACGGAGCGCGAAGCTGGTTCTATATCGGGGGCCTCGGCATTCAGCCTACCGAATTGGCGAAGATCGCGGTCGTGCTGTATTTGTCGGCCTTGATCGCCAAGAAGGGGGAGAAATTCCGCGACTTCCGCACCGGGCTGTTCCCGGTCATGATCATTGTCGGGTTCGTCGTCGGCCTGATTATGCTCCAGCCCGATATGGGCGGCGCGATGATACTGACGGCGTGCGCCGGGGTTATCGTCATTGCCGGAGGAGCGAACCTGAAGCATATTATGAATTGCCTGCTCGTCGGCATCGTCGGCGTGCTCGTCGTGCTCGGATTGAGCATGCTGTTCATGCCGGACAAGCTGTCGGGCGGCTACAAGATGGCCCGGGTGCAGTCCTGGCTCGATCCGTTCCACGATTCGCAGGCGGCCAGCTACAACCTGCTTCATTCCTTGAAGGCGATCGCGCATGGCGGCTGGACGGGAGCGGGCTTCGGGCAGAGCATTCAGAAGCTGTTGTACCTGCCATATCCGTACAATGACTTTATCTTCGCGATCATCGCGGAGGAATTGGGCTTTATCGGAACCGTCATCTTTTTGCTCGTCTATATTTGCTTCATCTGGCGCGGTATCCTGATCGCGCTGCGCTGCCCGGATATTTACGGAACGCTCGTAAGCATAGGCATTGTCGGCATCATCGCCGTCCAGGCCTTCATCAATATCGGCGGCGTCACGCGGACGATTCCGATTACGGGAGTCACCCTGCCGTTCATTAGTTACGGAGGGTCTTCCCTGTTCATTACGATGGTCAGCGTCGGAATACTCCTCAGCGTCTCGCGGGAATACAACCGCGTGCAGCAGAAGAAGGAGACCGGTCAATCGCTCCCCCGCCGTTCCAACAAAAAAGACTACCGGCCGCTTCGGTCCGTGTAG
- a CDS encoding helicase-associated domain-containing protein, with product MNTNQLLKRTEPDEASAPRRCWERYAQRPEAIREEFGSLAPTLRVPLAVMLKQSGPLPFTVDKLLSWHGPQAAGAALLAACDPLAELGFVASVKRAWGERLLFLPSDIYVQLLGCLLDEQLHQEGSRSERRKPEEGNAGPEPEGYLSEAGRGIVFGLFSLLAFAAKEGLPLTAKGTLHKRAVTRLSALNPWAAAELPNDMGAQYPFAEALPLPLALVIDIALRFGLLKKEANRYAVNEPVLARWLRLPPSVWSEAVMSVVEEHYLPADAQLRHLVLAVRLLGADGAWHGEREIIARLSRLGLLGEMDRAERQLRGWLRTFHALGFCHLALPEQGEGELAYRLAEQDAAEGAGFFIQPDFEILLPAAAPFYLRWELEAIAECVRTDQMDVYRLTKASFEQGVEHGRTMASVLRFMEAHAWTGVPENIQDAMELWSMQYGRVRFAEVMLLRCEDGAAAAEVKEALLREPSGMAGIEPIGDRDFIVDRERARDLGKTLDKAGIAPLRQWGGQEESGSMISVWEEASADLGVSSEEAEKAMVYSPSPLQYYEMETEPLLGEEMAAPYREVPGQWTRSLRSYHASTQKDLVSTAIRLSTPIEVEQAGQCATLIPVRIRDGEKEAWLLEAYDAGEGDAAELKTWSPADWERQRLVLPSGCPGSSR from the coding sequence TTGAACACGAATCAGCTGTTGAAGCGGACGGAACCGGATGAAGCCTCGGCTCCCCGCCGCTGCTGGGAGCGTTATGCGCAGCGGCCGGAAGCGATTCGGGAGGAATTCGGGTCGCTTGCGCCGACGCTGCGGGTTCCGCTGGCGGTCATGTTGAAGCAGTCCGGCCCTCTCCCGTTCACGGTAGACAAGCTGCTGAGCTGGCATGGGCCGCAGGCAGCCGGAGCGGCGCTGCTGGCCGCTTGCGACCCGCTCGCCGAACTCGGCTTCGTGGCCAGCGTCAAGCGGGCGTGGGGCGAGCGCCTGCTCTTCCTGCCGTCGGATATATACGTTCAACTGCTGGGATGCCTGCTGGACGAACAGCTTCATCAGGAAGGCAGCCGCTCTGAACGGCGGAAGCCCGAGGAAGGGAACGCGGGGCCGGAACCGGAAGGCTATCTCTCCGAGGCCGGACGCGGCATCGTCTTCGGCCTGTTCTCCCTGCTTGCCTTCGCGGCGAAGGAAGGGCTGCCGCTGACAGCGAAGGGAACGCTCCACAAGCGGGCCGTCACCCGGTTGTCGGCGCTCAACCCGTGGGCGGCCGCGGAGCTTCCGAATGATATGGGAGCGCAGTATCCGTTCGCCGAGGCGCTGCCGCTCCCGCTAGCCCTGGTCATCGATATCGCGCTGCGCTTCGGGCTGCTGAAGAAGGAGGCGAACCGGTATGCGGTCAACGAGCCGGTGCTGGCCAGGTGGCTGCGGCTTCCTCCGTCTGTCTGGAGCGAGGCGGTGATGTCCGTGGTGGAGGAGCATTATTTGCCTGCGGATGCGCAGCTGCGCCATCTCGTGCTGGCGGTGCGCCTGCTCGGAGCGGACGGAGCATGGCATGGCGAGCGGGAGATCATTGCGCGGCTGAGCCGCCTCGGCCTGCTAGGCGAGATGGACCGGGCGGAGCGCCAGCTGCGCGGCTGGCTGCGGACCTTCCACGCGCTCGGCTTCTGTCATCTGGCTCTGCCGGAGCAGGGGGAAGGGGAGTTGGCTTACCGGCTCGCGGAACAGGATGCGGCGGAGGGGGCGGGATTTTTCATTCAACCGGACTTCGAAATCTTGCTTCCCGCCGCGGCCCCGTTCTATCTCCGATGGGAGCTGGAAGCGATTGCGGAATGCGTCCGCACCGATCAGATGGATGTGTACCGGTTGACTAAAGCCTCTTTTGAGCAAGGGGTGGAGCATGGCCGGACGATGGCGTCCGTCTTGCGCTTCATGGAGGCGCATGCCTGGACGGGCGTGCCCGAAAATATTCAGGACGCAATGGAGCTGTGGAGCATGCAATACGGCCGCGTCCGCTTCGCCGAAGTGATGCTTCTTCGCTGCGAGGACGGCGCCGCCGCGGCGGAAGTGAAGGAAGCTCTGCTCCGGGAACCTTCCGGCATGGCCGGAATCGAGCCGATCGGGGACCGGGACTTCATCGTCGATCGGGAGCGTGCCCGCGATCTAGGGAAGACGCTGGACAAGGCGGGAATCGCGCCTCTCCGCCAATGGGGCGGGCAGGAGGAGTCGGGTTCCATGATCTCGGTGTGGGAGGAGGCTTCCGCCGATTTGGGCGTGTCTTCGGAGGAGGCGGAGAAAGCAATGGTTTACAGTCCTTCTCCGTTGCAGTATTATGAAATGGAAACCGAACCGCTGCTTGGTGAAGAAATGGCGGCGCCTTATCGGGAGGTGCCCGGCCAATGGACAAGATCGCTGCGTTCCTATCACGCGTCCACACAGAAGGATTTGGTGTCGACGGCCATTCGGCTCTCGACCCCCATCGAGGTGGAGCAGGCGGGGCAGTGCGCCACGCTGATTCCCGTTCGTATCCGGGACGGAGAGAAGGAAGCGTGGCTGTTGGAGGCTTATGATGCCGGCGAGGGAGACGCGGCAGAGCTGAAGACATGGTCCCCGGCCGATTGGGAACGGCAGCGGCTGGTGCTTCCCTCAGGTTGCCCTGGATCAAGCCGGTAA
- a CDS encoding YlbF family regulator, whose translation MSVGQYESVVDMAVLLTNAYQLGDMINQSAEVAEYLYWKERMEQNAEVKRLVREFARKKELFEETERFGHFHPDYHRAKDEVMAVQAQLDAIDEVARFKQAEQALDELLHGLSEVIAHAVSDTIKVPGNDPLPSKGCGSGGCSGGCSSCS comes from the coding sequence ATGTCAGTAGGACAGTATGAATCCGTTGTCGACATGGCCGTTCTGCTCACGAACGCTTACCAATTGGGCGATATGATTAACCAGTCGGCGGAAGTAGCCGAATATCTATATTGGAAAGAACGTATGGAGCAGAACGCGGAGGTCAAGCGCCTCGTCCGCGAATTCGCTCGCAAGAAGGAGCTGTTCGAGGAGACGGAGCGCTTCGGACATTTCCATCCGGATTATCACCGGGCGAAGGATGAAGTGATGGCCGTGCAGGCGCAACTGGACGCGATTGACGAGGTGGCCCGCTTCAAGCAGGCGGAGCAAGCGCTGGACGAGCTGCTTCATGGACTGTCAGAGGTGATTGCCCATGCGGTCTCCGATACCATCAAAGTACCCGGCAACGACCCGCTGCCGTCAAAAGGCTGCGGAAGCGGAGGATGCAGTGGCGGCTGCAGCAGCTGCTCTTAG
- a CDS encoding YugN family protein: MIIENSGLIGLESDLAYLDEVTENLGFIRWQWEYYRATYDLKIEDKKNGEDYFLRINTRVKEGKLEKPDTILAIEAVYMGRASFPHGLDYDSAIPQPIVNNATQKLNELKQALLSA; this comes from the coding sequence ATGATTATTGAGAACAGCGGCCTCATCGGCCTCGAATCGGATCTGGCCTACCTGGATGAGGTAACGGAGAATCTCGGTTTTATCCGCTGGCAGTGGGAATATTACCGGGCTACATACGATTTGAAAATTGAAGATAAAAAGAACGGCGAAGACTATTTTCTGCGCATCAATACCCGCGTGAAGGAAGGGAAACTGGAGAAGCCCGATACAATCCTCGCCATCGAGGCGGTATATATGGGGCGCGCTTCCTTCCCGCATGGACTGGATTACGACTCAGCGATTCCGCAGCCGATCGTGAACAATGCCACCCAGAAGCTGAATGAGCTGAAGCAAGCGCTTCTTAGCGCCTAA
- a CDS encoding CBS domain-containing protein, whose amino-acid sequence MPNIENIMTDSIVTCTAQDNIYEAAVKMKQHDTGFIPIVDGERLIGVVTDRDLVIRAMAEKHPGSTSVRDVMTEEVISVGPEATIDETAELMADHQVRRLPVVQDGKLVGIVSLGDLAVHVHFADEAGEALSEISEQSPYTH is encoded by the coding sequence ATGCCAAACATCGAGAACATTATGACGGATTCCATCGTCACCTGCACGGCGCAGGATAATATTTATGAAGCCGCAGTCAAGATGAAGCAGCATGACACCGGATTCATTCCGATCGTAGACGGCGAACGCCTCATCGGTGTCGTTACCGACCGGGATCTCGTCATTCGCGCGATGGCCGAGAAGCACCCTGGCTCCACTTCCGTCCGTGATGTGATGACGGAAGAAGTGATATCCGTGGGTCCGGAGGCTACCATCGATGAGACGGCGGAATTGATGGCCGACCACCAAGTGCGTCGTCTGCCGGTCGTGCAGGACGGCAAACTGGTCGGTATCGTATCGCTCGGGGATCTTGCCGTACACGTGCATTTCGCGGATGAAGCGGGAGAGGCGTTAAGCGAGATTTCCGAACAATCGCCGTATACGCATTAG
- a CDS encoding Asp23/Gls24 family envelope stress response protein, whose product MAEEQLNTHEGNIRISDDVVATIAGLAALETPGVAAMSGGLSEGWAKRLSGRNVQKGVSVEVGQVEAAIDLRVIIMYGMPIQEVCRQLQMNVREAVQNMTGLNVVEVNVKVEGVAFKDEELDEMPRIK is encoded by the coding sequence ATGGCAGAGGAGCAACTGAATACCCATGAAGGGAATATTCGCATATCGGACGATGTCGTCGCCACAATCGCAGGTCTCGCTGCGCTGGAAACTCCAGGTGTTGCCGCTATGTCCGGAGGGCTGTCCGAAGGATGGGCGAAGCGCTTGAGCGGCCGCAACGTGCAAAAGGGTGTCTCCGTGGAAGTGGGCCAAGTGGAAGCGGCCATAGATTTGAGAGTTATCATTATGTACGGAATGCCGATACAGGAAGTATGCCGCCAGCTGCAGATGAATGTGCGGGAAGCGGTGCAGAACATGACGGGCTTGAATGTGGTAGAAGTCAACGTCAAAGTGGAAGGCGTCGCATTCAAGGATGAGGAATTGGACGAAATGCCGCGCATCAAATAG
- a CDS encoding YlbG family protein has protein sequence MFPERTGYIIWVTDVKAARNLDKYGTLHYISRKMHYAVLYVNADRAEDTMKNIRRLNYVKKIERSYRNEIKTEYSGETQDKTQYFGM, from the coding sequence ATGTTTCCTGAACGAACGGGATATATTATATGGGTCACCGATGTGAAGGCGGCCCGGAATTTGGACAAATACGGAACGCTCCATTATATTTCGCGCAAAATGCACTATGCCGTCCTGTATGTCAACGCGGATCGGGCGGAGGATACGATGAAGAACATTCGCCGCTTGAATTACGTCAAAAAAATCGAACGCTCGTACCGGAACGAAATCAAGACGGAATATAGCGGGGAGACCCAAGACAAGACCCAATATTTCGGAATGTGA
- a CDS encoding DNA repair helicase XPB, which yields MVVQQDCTVLVNERSPDYPEIRAAVQRFAELIKNPAGIHTFRMTPITLWNAAANGATAQSVAETLDRYATYPTPIKVKQEIEMWMGRYGLFILEGEEKETHFTLRSEDEKTLERFMHDAEVGTLFSGRPQQGRVLVHARHRGRLKRALARAGYPVIDQLGFRDGEPLSFRLEESPAFALRPYQQEAVAAFIGSGTRAAGDGVIVLPCGAGKTIVGLAAMTALQSETLILTSNATSVKQWKEELLKRTTLKREHVGEYTGADKQVRPVTISTYQMMTYRQHKEGEWSHMRLFHERDWGLIIYDEVHLLPAPVFRTTADLQATRRLGLTATLIREDGCERDVFSLIGPKRFELPWRQLEEAGWIAQVTCTEVRVPLPAATRIAYQQSGLRERARIAAENGAKVPVVRQLIARHPGVPTLVIGQYLSQLDTLAAALQAPVLTGQTPQAERQRLYEAFKRGDLPVLIVSKVANFAVDLPDATVAIQVSGSYGSRQEEAQRLGRLLRPKKDGRMAYFYTVVSEATKERDYALKRQLFLVEQGYRYLIEEGEENLEHESAVEADGTG from the coding sequence ATGGTGGTACAACAGGATTGCACGGTGCTGGTGAACGAGCGGAGCCCGGACTATCCGGAGATTCGGGCGGCCGTGCAGCGGTTCGCCGAATTGATCAAGAACCCGGCAGGCATCCATACGTTCCGGATGACGCCGATCACACTGTGGAACGCGGCCGCGAATGGCGCCACGGCCCAGTCGGTCGCGGAGACGCTGGATCGGTACGCGACCTATCCGACGCCCATCAAGGTGAAGCAGGAAATCGAGATGTGGATGGGAAGGTACGGCCTGTTCATTCTGGAAGGGGAGGAGAAAGAGACGCACTTCACCCTTCGCTCCGAGGATGAAAAGACGCTCGAACGATTCATGCACGATGCGGAAGTCGGCACGCTGTTCTCAGGCCGGCCGCAGCAGGGCCGGGTGCTTGTCCATGCCCGCCACCGCGGACGGCTGAAGCGGGCCCTAGCGCGAGCGGGCTATCCTGTTATCGACCAGTTGGGCTTCCGCGATGGAGAGCCGCTCTCATTCCGTCTGGAAGAGAGTCCCGCCTTCGCCCTTCGCCCCTACCAGCAAGAGGCGGTCGCCGCGTTCATCGGGTCGGGGACGCGGGCGGCCGGCGATGGCGTCATCGTGCTGCCCTGCGGGGCGGGCAAGACGATCGTCGGCCTGGCGGCGATGACGGCGCTGCAGAGCGAGACGCTCATTCTCACCTCGAATGCGACGTCGGTCAAGCAGTGGAAGGAAGAACTGCTGAAGCGGACCACCTTGAAGAGAGAGCATGTGGGCGAGTATACGGGGGCCGACAAGCAGGTGCGACCCGTGACGATCTCCACCTATCAGATGATGACCTACCGCCAGCATAAGGAGGGCGAATGGAGCCATATGCGTCTGTTCCATGAGCGCGATTGGGGCCTCATCATTTACGACGAGGTCCATCTGCTGCCGGCGCCGGTGTTCCGCACGACCGCGGATCTGCAGGCGACGCGGCGCCTCGGCCTGACCGCGACGCTCATCCGCGAGGACGGCTGCGAACGGGACGTGTTCTCTCTCATCGGGCCGAAGCGGTTCGAGCTGCCATGGAGACAGCTCGAGGAGGCCGGCTGGATTGCCCAGGTGACCTGCACGGAGGTAAGGGTTCCGCTTCCGGCGGCGACCCGCATCGCTTATCAGCAGTCCGGATTGCGGGAACGGGCGCGCATTGCGGCGGAGAACGGGGCCAAAGTTCCGGTCGTCCGGCAGCTCATCGCGCGCCACCCGGGCGTGCCGACGCTGGTGATCGGGCAGTACTTGTCCCAGCTTGACACATTGGCCGCGGCCTTGCAGGCGCCGGTCCTGACCGGGCAGACGCCTCAGGCCGAGCGGCAGCGGCTGTATGAGGCGTTCAAGCGGGGCGATCTGCCGGTGCTTATCGTATCGAAGGTGGCGAACTTCGCCGTCGATCTGCCGGACGCGACCGTAGCGATTCAAGTATCCGGCAGCTACGGCTCCCGGCAGGAAGAAGCGCAGCGGCTCGGCAGGCTGCTGCGGCCGAAGAAGGACGGCCGGATGGCTTACTTCTATACGGTGGTCAGCGAAGCCACCAAGGAGCGGGATTACGCGCTCAAGCGGCAGCTGTTCCTGGTGGAGCAGGGCTACCGCTATCTTATCGAGGAGGGAGAAGAGAACCTTGAACACGAATCAGCTGTTGAAGCGGACGGAACCGGATGA
- a CDS encoding M20 metallopeptidase family protein has protein sequence MINTTAPVWKAALASRFEETVAWRRHLHRHPEVSYEERRTALFVKEKLESFGLEVAAGVGGHGVVGRLRNGAGPVVALRADMDALPIQDEKICEYASTVPGVMHACGHDAHTATLLSVARALAEHREGWSGEVRFIFQPAEEVSPGGAQAMIKEGALQGVDRMYGVHLWTPIPSGIVAVRPGPMMAAVDDFFLTVYGRGGHGGMPHLCTDAVVIGAQLVQQWQTIVSRTVSPLQPAVVSVGALQAGSTQNVIADRAVLKGTIRSFDPAVRKLLRDRFETILQHTCAMHGAEYELEYRVGYPALVNHESEAERVRRVAAGCFGAERVQEADMLMPAEDFAYYMKEVPGCFVLVGAGNGEASSYPHHHPRFDIDEPAMLTAGELLAGLACDALRNP, from the coding sequence ATGATCAATACGACCGCACCGGTGTGGAAGGCCGCATTGGCCTCCCGCTTTGAGGAGACTGTCGCTTGGCGGCGGCATTTGCACCGGCATCCCGAAGTGTCTTATGAGGAAAGGCGGACAGCTCTGTTCGTCAAGGAGAAGCTCGAATCGTTCGGCCTGGAGGTAGCGGCCGGCGTGGGCGGACATGGCGTGGTCGGCCGTCTGAGGAACGGCGCCGGTCCGGTTGTCGCCTTGCGCGCCGACATGGACGCCTTGCCGATCCAGGACGAGAAGATATGCGAATACGCGTCGACCGTGCCGGGCGTCATGCATGCGTGCGGCCATGACGCGCATACGGCGACGCTGCTGTCCGTCGCCCGGGCGTTGGCGGAGCACCGCGAAGGCTGGAGCGGGGAAGTGCGGTTTATATTTCAGCCGGCGGAGGAGGTCAGTCCCGGCGGTGCCCAAGCGATGATTAAGGAAGGGGCGCTGCAGGGCGTCGATCGGATGTATGGCGTCCACCTGTGGACCCCCATCCCTTCCGGCATCGTGGCGGTGCGGCCGGGGCCGATGATGGCGGCGGTGGATGACTTCTTCCTGACGGTATACGGCCGGGGCGGCCACGGCGGCATGCCGCATCTGTGCACGGATGCGGTCGTCATCGGCGCCCAGCTCGTACAGCAATGGCAGACGATCGTCAGCCGGACCGTGTCGCCGCTGCAGCCGGCCGTCGTGTCCGTCGGGGCGCTGCAGGCCGGTTCGACCCAAAATGTCATCGCCGACCGCGCGGTATTGAAAGGCACGATACGCTCTTTCGATCCGGCGGTCCGGAAGCTGCTTCGCGATCGGTTCGAGACGATCCTTCAGCATACGTGCGCGATGCATGGCGCGGAATATGAACTGGAATACCGCGTCGGTTATCCGGCGCTGGTCAATCATGAGAGCGAGGCGGAGCGGGTGCGCCGCGTCGCGGCAGGCTGCTTCGGGGCGGAGCGCGTGCAGGAGGCGGATATGCTGATGCCGGCCGAGGACTTCGCCTACTATATGAAGGAAGTTCCGGGCTGCTTCGTGCTGGTCGGGGCCGGCAATGGAGAGGCGTCCAGCTATCCGCATCATCATCCGCGCTTCGACATCGACGAGCCGGCGATGCTGACGGCTGGCGAGCTGTTGGCGGGGCTGGCCTGCGACGCGCTCAGGAATCCGTAA